In Stigmatopora nigra isolate UIUO_SnigA chromosome 2, RoL_Snig_1.1, whole genome shotgun sequence, a single window of DNA contains:
- the mettl24 gene encoding putative methyltransferase-like protein 24 — protein sequence MGLLLRAALLLAAVCLSVHVYLETSRTGGLPEDGETRTLEDQEVPKLQHRKVRRWHIKLQPWAKQSRLLEDEAKRFLHYITTPQVSCLNPHTDPDQVWSMCLDPKYSLTHKMQQKHCRVYSFGLGPNNRGFEQSLTTSGCEVHIFDPSLKEPHQQRSEMWLHRLSVDWRDPNPALVAQHQYTKKLAAILNDFGHRKVDVLKVDMESAEWKILENLILEGVLNSIGQLLLEVHLHWAGFEVAGDDPSVVRFWFSLLKELEHAGFRLFHIHRDPMVAQIFLHKNVLNASSAYTMAWVNTRWAV from the exons ATGGGCTTGCTACTGCGAGCGGCCTTGCTGCTCGCCGCCGTGTGTCTGAGCGTGCACGTGTACCTGGAGACGTCAAGGACCGGGGGGCTCCCCGAGGACGGAGAGACGAGGACGTTGGAAGACCAGGAAGTGCCAAAACTGCAACATAGAAAG GTGCGTCGGTGGCACATCAAGCTTCAGCCTTGGGCCAAACAAAGTCGCTTGCTGGAGGATGAAGCCAAACGATTTCTTCACTACATCACAACACCGCAA GTATCCTGCCTGAACCCCCACACAGACCCAGACCAGGTCTGGTCCATGTGCCTAGACCCAAAATACAGCCTAACTCACAAGATGCAACAAAAACACTGTCGAGTCTACTCTTTCGG GTTGGGTCCGAATAACCGTGGCTTTGAACAGTCCCTAACCACATCTGGGTGCGAGGTCCACATCTTCGATCCCAGTTTAAAGGAACCACATCAACAACGCAGTGAAATGTGGCTCCACCGACTATCTGTGGACTGGAGGGACCCCAACCCAGCCTTGGTTGCCCAGCATCAATACACTAAGAAACTAGCCGCTATCCTCAATGATTTTGGTCATAGAAAG GTGGATGTTCTGAAGGTGGACATGGAAAGTGCCGAGTGGAAGATCTTGGAGAATTTAATCCTGGAAGGTGTTCTGAACTCAATCGGTCAACTACTTTTGGAGGTCCACCTCCACTGGGCGGGTTTTGAAGTGGCGGGAGATGATCCTTCTGTGGTCCGGTTTTGGTTCAGTTTGCTCAAGGAACTGGAACACGCCGGTTTTCGGCTATTCCACATTCACAGAGACCCGATGGTAGCACAGATTTTTCTACACAAGAACGTACTGAATGCTAGTAGTGCCTACACCATGGCGTGGGTTAATACGCGGTGGGCGGTCTGA
- the cdc40 gene encoding pre-mRNA-processing factor 17 gives MSVDVSSLVSYGSDSDSENESHPCTIPEEMDATNPDATAHLKPLQSASTMALALLNSAPEVAVKESVETGVHLDPSIKEVTYNPSYETMFAPEFGPENPFQTQQMAAPRNMLSGYAEPAHVNDFMFEQQRRTFSSLGYALDPSVDTNQITGSSYIGAVEEAEKNQGLTVFETAYKRTDKRKKVKGGDAGDIDNYLGPWAKYVDEKLVAKPTEDEKKELDEYLAKRQKRGRVEEEAPAEEKSVLHVKDMFDYQGRSYLHIPQDVGVNLRSSEAPDKCYLPKKQIHVWTGHTKGVSAIRLFPLSGHLLLSSSMDCKIKLWEVYNERRCIRTFIGHSKAVRDICFNNSGNKFLSAGYDRYIKLWDSETGQCISRFTNRKVPYCVKFNPDEEKQNLLVAGMSDKKIVQWDIRTGEVVQEYDRHLGAVNTITFVDENRRFVSTSDDKSLRVWEWDIPVDFKYIAEPSMHSMPAVTLSPNGKWLACQSMDNQILIFGAQNRFRLNKKKIFKGHMVAGYACQVDFSPDMSYVVSGDADGKLNIWDWKTTRLYHRIKAHDKVCISALWHPHETSKIITCGWDGQIKLWD, from the exons ATGTCAGTCGACGTTTCTTCCCTCGTTTCCTACGGCAGTGATTCCGATTCGGAAAATGAGTCCCATCCTTGCACGATTCCTGAAGAAATGGACGCTACAAATCCAGATGCAACGGCTCACCTAAAGCCTTTGCAATCTGCGTCGACGATGGCGTTAGCACTTTTGAATTCGGCCCCCGAAGTCGCCGTGAAG GAGTCTGTTGAAACCGGTGTGCATCTTGACCCTTCCATAAAAGAAGTCACTTATAACCCAAGTTATGAAACTATGTTTGCTCCAGAG TTTGGACCAGAAAACCCCTTCCAAACACAACAAATGGCCGCCCCGAGGAACATGTTATCTGGCTACGCCGAACCAGCTCACGTCAATGACTTCATGTTCGAACAACAGAGGAGGACATTTTCCTCACTCG GTTATGCTTTAGATCCATCTGTAGACACCAACCAAATAACTGGCAGTAGTTACATCGGTGCTGTGGAGGAAGCTGAGAAAAATCAAG gGTTGACTGTTTTTGAGACAGCATACAAAAGGACAGACAAGCGGAAAAAAGTCAAAGGAGGCGACGCGGGAGATATCGACAACTACTTGGGACCATGGGCCAAATACGTGGATGAGAAATTGGTGGCAAAACCCACTGAG gacGAGAAGAAAGAGTTGGATGAGTACTTGGCCAAAAGGCAAAAACGGGGGAGGGTTGAAGAAGAAGCTCCTGCAGAAGAGAAGTCTGTCCTTCATG TTAAAGACATGTTCGACTACCAAGGAAGATCCTACTTGCACATCCCTCAGGACGTGGGTGTTAACCTGCGTTCCAGCGAGGCACCAGACAAGTGTTACCTGCCCAAAAAGCAAATCCATGTTTGGACCGGACACACCAAG GGTGTCAGCGCCATTCGCCTATTTCCACTTTCTGGCCATCTTTTACTCTCCAGCTCTATGGATTGTAAAATTAAG TTGTGGGAAGTCTACAATGAGAGGAGGTGCATACGAACGTTTATTG gccaCAGCAAAGCGGTACGCGACATTTGCTTCAACAACAGCGGCAATAAATTCCTCAGCGCCGGTTACGACCGTTACATCAAACTCTGGGACTCAGAGACTG GTCAGTGTATATCTCGCTTTACGAATAGAAAGGTTCCCTACTGCGTCAAGTTCAACCCAGATGAAGAAAAACAGAATCTGTTGGTGGCAGGAATGTCGGATAAGAAGATAGTCCAG TGGGACATCAGAACCGGCGAAGTAGTTCAAGAGTACGACCGCCACTTGGGCGCCGTCAACACCATCACCTTCGTCGACGAGAATCGCCGCTTCGTTAGCACATCGGACGACAAGAGTCTTCGAGTTTGGGAGTG gGACATCCCCGTGGACTTCAAGTACATCGCCGAGCCGAGTATGCACTCCATGCCGGCTGTGACGCTCTCTCCTAACG GCAAGTGGCTTGCCTGCCAGTCCATGGACAATCAAATATTGATCTTCGGAGCCCAAAACCGATTCCgtctgaacaagaagaagatcTTCAAGGGCCACATGGTCGCCGGTTACGCCTGCCAAGTCGACTTCTCCCCGGACATGAG CTACGTTGTGTCAGGAGACGCTGATGGAAAACTCAACATTTGGGACTGGAAAACCACCAGATTGTATCACAGAATCAAAGCACATGACAAAGTGTGTATCAGCGCCCTGTGGCACCCCCACGAAACGTCCAAAATCATCACCTGTGGTTGGGATGGACAAATTAAACTCTGGGATTAG